A genomic stretch from Erysipelothrix sp. HDW6C includes:
- a CDS encoding Cof-type HAD-IIB family hydrolase, with product MRTEIGTIILDLDGTLLTNNKSVSELTKQTLIKAQEQGIQLILASGRPTSGMLEFAEELQMHHHNGLIISFNGAHVLNYTTKETYFEHVIDCTTTTSLLRHLDEFNVTTMVTQGQTMYVHDVFSRKIDMDLMGNKYVNIIQYEARGGKFLLQEVASLAEFVDFEPHKVLIAADPKYLQSSYVAIQAPFKDTLHCVFSAPFYFEFTHKDVDKAQTLQRLYDQGFLNQGNIIAFGDGLNDLSMLGFADIGVAMANAEAVVKDVADTITLSNNDDGIAYELFTRIPSLFKYTHGLKEKE from the coding sequence ATGAGAACAGAAATTGGTACGATAATTCTCGATTTAGATGGAACGCTCTTAACCAACAATAAGAGCGTGAGCGAGCTGACAAAACAAACACTGATAAAGGCTCAAGAACAAGGCATACAGCTCATACTTGCTTCTGGACGGCCTACTTCTGGAATGCTTGAATTTGCTGAGGAGCTTCAAATGCATCATCACAATGGCCTCATTATTTCCTTCAACGGTGCGCATGTATTGAACTACACTACAAAAGAAACCTATTTTGAACATGTTATTGATTGCACAACAACGACATCCCTTTTGAGACATCTTGATGAATTTAACGTCACAACGATGGTTACTCAAGGTCAAACTATGTATGTGCATGATGTTTTCTCACGTAAGATTGATATGGATTTGATGGGAAACAAATATGTGAATATTATCCAGTATGAAGCGCGTGGTGGGAAGTTTCTTCTTCAAGAGGTGGCATCCCTTGCTGAGTTTGTTGATTTCGAACCCCATAAGGTTTTGATTGCAGCTGATCCAAAGTATCTTCAAAGTTCCTATGTCGCAATTCAAGCCCCTTTCAAGGACACACTACACTGTGTATTTTCTGCTCCCTTTTACTTCGAGTTTACGCATAAAGATGTTGATAAAGCACAAACACTCCAACGTTTATATGATCAAGGCTTCCTGAATCAAGGGAATATTATTGCGTTTGGTGATGGTCTTAACGATCTCTCGATGCTTGGGTTTGCCGATATTGGCGTTGCAATGGCGAATGCTGAGGCAGTAGTTAAAGATGTGGCAGATACAATTACATTATCCAATAATGATGATGGTATTGCGTATGAATTATTTACCCGCATCCCCAGTCTATTTAAGTATACTCATGGATTAAAAGAAAAAGAATGA
- a CDS encoding 2-keto-3-deoxygluconate permease, with protein MKTLKKIPGGCVIVPLILGMVLNTFFPQILNLGGPSTSLFKNGSAVLMGLFLIICGTQINIKQAGLPLYKGSILLILKLVLSGVVGWIAGRMFGPAGILGITPFALYCALPSNNSSLYAALCGEYGDGSDAGAVSVLSLKNGPFGTLIVMGLSGSAQIPFAEIISVLILIGIGVIWGNLDPEFKKLCKDSQDLIVMFMTFSVGATSNLSNLLVAGIPGILLGVISLLLGFIIHYIYNLTLKKKTPLGIAMGTVAANSALTPALIAATDPSLQELVPVTAAMCATASIVTMIIVPFLVDFYAKQIAKREGTTVIEECDDILPMEELA; from the coding sequence ATGAAAACATTAAAAAAAATACCTGGAGGATGTGTCATCGTCCCCTTAATTCTTGGAATGGTGTTAAATACATTCTTTCCACAAATTTTAAATCTTGGAGGTCCATCGACTTCACTGTTTAAAAATGGTAGTGCTGTACTTATGGGATTATTCCTCATCATTTGCGGAACACAGATTAATATAAAGCAAGCAGGCCTACCATTATACAAAGGCTCCATTCTACTTATTCTTAAACTTGTCTTAAGTGGTGTTGTTGGATGGATTGCAGGGCGTATGTTTGGACCTGCAGGAATCCTAGGAATTACACCCTTCGCACTGTACTGCGCGCTACCAAGTAACAACAGCTCATTATACGCCGCATTGTGTGGTGAATATGGGGATGGAAGTGATGCTGGAGCAGTATCGGTTCTCTCATTAAAAAACGGTCCCTTCGGAACCTTGATCGTTATGGGCCTTTCAGGTTCAGCACAAATTCCTTTCGCAGAAATTATCTCTGTTCTAATTCTAATTGGAATTGGTGTTATATGGGGTAATCTTGACCCTGAGTTCAAGAAGTTATGTAAAGATTCCCAAGACTTAATTGTTATGTTTATGACATTCTCAGTGGGTGCAACATCCAATCTATCCAATTTACTTGTTGCGGGTATTCCCGGAATCTTACTTGGAGTTATTTCACTCTTACTTGGTTTTATCATTCATTATATCTACAACCTCACCCTCAAAAAGAAAACACCTTTGGGAATCGCAATGGGAACTGTTGCCGCAAACTCCGCCCTCACACCGGCTCTTATTGCTGCAACTGACCCTTCATTGCAAGAACTTGTTCCTGTTACGGCAGCCATGTGTGCTACCGCTTCAATTGTTACGATGATCATCGTTCCATTCTTGGTTGACTTCTATGCCAAACAAATTGCCAAGCGCGAAGGTACTACAGTTATTGAGGAATGTGACGACATACTTCCAATGGAAGAACTTGCTTAA
- a CDS encoding DUF2200 domain-containing protein gives MEKEPRIFGQSFASVYPHYIAKAQRKGRTQQEVDEIIYWLTGYDETMLRQQLSQEVSIKTFFADMPQLNDNVGLIKGMICGYRVEEIEDPLMQKIRYLDKLIDELAKGKSMEKILRVT, from the coding sequence ATGGAAAAGGAACCACGTATATTTGGTCAATCCTTTGCAAGCGTCTATCCTCATTATATTGCGAAGGCGCAACGCAAAGGTCGAACACAACAAGAGGTTGACGAAATAATTTATTGGCTTACGGGCTATGATGAAACGATGTTACGACAACAACTGTCTCAAGAAGTAAGCATTAAGACATTCTTTGCTGATATGCCGCAGCTAAATGATAATGTAGGTCTAATTAAAGGTATGATTTGCGGTTATCGAGTCGAGGAAATTGAAGACCCATTAATGCAGAAAATCCGTTATCTTGATAAGCTGATTGATGAACTTGCCAAAGGAAAATCAATGGAGAAAATTCTCCGAGTAACATAA
- a CDS encoding GNAT family N-acetyltransferase — translation MKIIKIGDKEYFYSNDIRENNEVRNSFNKLALETFDLSFDGWYQSGFWNENYRPFVLLDGTRVVANVSANILDFDIKEERKKTVQIGTVMCDHDYRNQGLVRYLMDRVIETFETSMDAIYLYANGSVLEFYEKFGFKPALEYHQTFQTYPLISTFKHVVLDPRTIASLQSAFEQGNAMSSARMKNNFDLVMFYCTGPFNNSVYYSEVHNCFAIYEDGVLYDLYGKDADLKTILHELGNGTSITLGFMAEGLLEPVTAVLEEDTYLFVYNKLENIFAEPLLLPLLSHA, via the coding sequence ATGAAAATCATAAAAATTGGTGATAAGGAGTATTTCTACTCCAATGATATAAGAGAAAATAATGAAGTAAGAAACAGTTTCAACAAGCTTGCCCTAGAGACATTTGACCTTTCATTTGATGGTTGGTATCAAAGTGGATTTTGGAACGAAAACTACCGCCCCTTTGTGTTACTTGATGGTACGCGTGTTGTTGCCAATGTATCTGCAAATATTTTGGACTTTGATATAAAGGAGGAGAGAAAGAAAACTGTTCAGATTGGAACCGTCATGTGTGATCATGACTATCGCAACCAGGGGCTGGTTCGCTACTTAATGGATCGTGTCATTGAGACGTTTGAAACATCCATGGATGCAATCTATCTTTATGCTAATGGTTCAGTTCTCGAATTTTATGAAAAGTTTGGATTCAAGCCAGCTTTGGAATACCATCAAACATTTCAAACGTACCCCTTGATATCGACATTCAAACATGTGGTTCTTGATCCGCGTACAATCGCTTCACTGCAGTCTGCATTCGAACAAGGCAATGCGATGTCGTCTGCGCGTATGAAGAATAACTTCGATTTGGTGATGTTTTACTGCACAGGGCCTTTTAACAATTCGGTCTATTACAGTGAAGTCCACAATTGCTTTGCGATTTATGAAGATGGAGTCTTATACGATCTCTATGGAAAAGATGCGGACTTAAAAACAATACTTCATGAACTCGGTAATGGAACATCTATTACATTAGGATTTATGGCAGAAGGATTATTAGAGCCCGTAACTGCGGTGTTGGAAGAGGATACCTATCTCTTTGTTTATAACAAACTTGAGAATATTTTTGCAGAACCTTTGTTGTTACCACTACTTTCTCATGCATAG
- a CDS encoding TetR/AcrR family transcriptional regulator: protein MKNRYDSEATINDILDVATALFIEKGYEKTSIQDIVKGLDGLTRGAIYHHFDSKDDIISAVMRRMFPENDYFAQLKHRTDLTGLEKLREVYLESIFNDQVQSFFMQSAALLKNPRFFVEYMKVNASVFSPQIMELLDEGNADGSLDVKYTKYVSEVVLLLLGTWFVQEIFPVTVDEFREKIYATKYILDSIGIDLLNDEIMKKTMVF from the coding sequence ATGAAGAATCGCTATGACTCAGAAGCAACCATCAACGATATCTTGGATGTCGCCACTGCACTCTTTATTGAAAAGGGTTATGAGAAAACATCAATCCAGGATATTGTGAAAGGATTGGATGGTCTTACACGTGGTGCAATCTATCACCACTTTGATTCAAAGGATGACATTATCAGTGCAGTAATGCGGCGAATGTTTCCAGAAAATGACTATTTCGCGCAACTCAAACATCGGACAGATTTAACAGGTCTTGAAAAGTTACGTGAGGTTTATTTGGAATCGATTTTTAACGATCAGGTCCAGTCATTTTTTATGCAATCTGCAGCACTGTTGAAGAATCCCAGATTCTTTGTTGAATACATGAAAGTGAATGCATCAGTATTCTCACCTCAGATTATGGAATTGTTGGATGAGGGGAATGCGGATGGGTCATTGGATGTGAAATATACAAAATATGTATCCGAGGTTGTGTTACTTCTCTTGGGAACTTGGTTTGTACAGGAAATATTCCCTGTTACAGTTGATGAGTTTCGCGAGAAAATATATGCAACAAAGTATATATTGGACAGCATCGGTATTGATTTGTTGAATGACGAAATTATGAAAAAGACCATGGTCTTTTAA
- a CDS encoding helix-turn-helix domain-containing protein, whose translation MYLNEFDATLKIIQGKWKTVILYELYESKVVRFNAMREIIGEISNKTLTHQLRELESDGLVIRTVHPTIPPHVDYELSEKGKTIIPVLNMICDWGLENTDHDQLETTLCR comes from the coding sequence ATGTATCTCAATGAGTTTGATGCAACACTAAAAATAATCCAAGGAAAATGGAAAACAGTCATTCTCTATGAATTGTATGAGAGTAAGGTTGTTCGCTTTAACGCAATGCGTGAGATCATTGGCGAGATTTCCAACAAGACACTCACACATCAACTGCGAGAACTTGAGTCGGATGGTTTGGTAATTCGCACCGTCCATCCTACCATACCTCCTCATGTAGATTATGAGTTATCGGAAAAGGGGAAAACAATAATCCCCGTATTAAATATGATTTGCGATTGGGGTTTGGAGAATACCGACCACGATCAACTTGAAACGACCTTGTGTCGATAA
- a CDS encoding metal ABC transporter solute-binding protein, Zn/Mn family yields MKKIAILLSVILTLVGCSSKDKTDTEAIKVVTSFYPLYDFTLKIGGDHVEIINIVGSSEAHGFEPSPQNLIDINEADIFIYNGAGMEPWVEKVLATIENKELTIINASEKIALMESDHNHDHETSDDDHEEHSDHDHEDHDHGIYDPHTWLDPENARIQMAAIRDALIGLDAQNSRDYTENYDRYDSEITKLMSEFSEKLSNTTRKEIIVDHPAFGYLLHRFGIEQIAITGGSLESEPTIKDIEAAIQQIKDLDAKVIYVETLSDLKIANVLNKELGVQVLTLNTLESMTKDALVSGNDYFSVMRQNMDNILEGLK; encoded by the coding sequence ATGAAGAAAATAGCAATTTTGTTGAGTGTAATACTAACTTTAGTAGGGTGCTCATCCAAAGATAAAACTGACACTGAAGCGATAAAAGTTGTAACTAGTTTTTATCCCTTGTACGATTTCACATTAAAAATTGGTGGCGATCACGTTGAAATTATAAATATTGTAGGAAGCTCAGAAGCGCATGGTTTTGAGCCTTCACCACAAAATCTTATCGATATAAATGAAGCGGATATTTTTATATATAATGGTGCTGGTATGGAGCCTTGGGTTGAAAAGGTACTTGCAACAATTGAAAACAAAGAGCTTACCATCATAAATGCCAGTGAAAAAATTGCCCTCATGGAATCGGATCATAATCACGATCACGAAACATCCGATGATGATCATGAAGAACACTCCGACCATGACCACGAAGATCATGATCATGGTATTTATGATCCCCACACATGGCTTGATCCTGAGAATGCGCGGATTCAGATGGCAGCAATTCGCGATGCGCTCATTGGATTGGATGCCCAAAACAGCCGTGACTATACTGAAAACTACGATCGCTACGACAGCGAGATTACAAAATTGATGTCTGAGTTCTCAGAGAAACTAAGCAATACAACTCGTAAAGAAATTATTGTTGATCACCCAGCATTTGGATATCTATTGCACCGATTCGGTATTGAACAAATTGCGATTACTGGGGGAAGTCTGGAGAGTGAACCTACGATTAAAGATATCGAGGCAGCCATTCAACAAATAAAAGATCTTGATGCAAAAGTAATTTATGTTGAAACGTTGAGTGATTTAAAAATTGCCAATGTATTAAATAAAGAGTTAGGAGTTCAAGTACTTACGCTAAATACCCTTGAATCCATGACTAAAGATGCCTTGGTATCAGGCAATGATTATTTCTCTGTAATGCGACAAAACATGGATAATATTCTCGAGGGCCTAAAGTAA
- a CDS encoding alpha/beta fold hydrolase, which yields MKKFGKVVKKMLIGLLVVLVVFFTGTFIFGRVTLNNNKAKIEPYGQKVDVMGKQMNVYIQGNGEETIVMIPGYGTPSPTLDFAPLIDELSGKYRVVVLEPFGYGLSDETDRERTPANMIEEYHEAIKALGIDKFVFMGHSIGGIYILNYVNTYPGEVTAFIGVDTSVPDQPSTSLPSGLFKFAKKSGILSLVQEFYMESGAPATVWEGQKENYDLIADVNAFNDTTMNELGNLTNIFESSRGLKLPADLPVYLFVQEHNTGVERWTEMHQAQMAEGKNGKMLLIDADHYLHHTESKLIASETIKYLESLKQ from the coding sequence TTGAAAAAATTTGGTAAGGTAGTGAAGAAAATGCTTATTGGTTTATTGGTAGTATTAGTTGTGTTCTTTACAGGAACATTTATATTTGGTCGTGTGACACTTAATAATAACAAAGCGAAGATTGAGCCATACGGACAAAAGGTTGATGTCATGGGTAAACAAATGAATGTCTACATTCAAGGTAATGGTGAAGAGACAATTGTGATGATTCCTGGATATGGAACACCGTCCCCAACCCTTGACTTTGCACCATTAATTGATGAACTGTCAGGCAAGTACCGTGTTGTTGTACTTGAACCCTTTGGTTACGGTCTCAGTGATGAAACAGATCGTGAACGTACTCCTGCAAATATGATTGAAGAGTACCATGAAGCTATTAAAGCACTTGGTATTGATAAATTTGTATTTATGGGACACTCAATTGGTGGAATTTATATTTTAAATTATGTTAATACATACCCAGGTGAAGTTACGGCATTCATTGGTGTGGACACAAGTGTTCCAGATCAACCAAGTACAAGTCTTCCTTCAGGTCTCTTTAAGTTCGCGAAGAAATCAGGAATTCTAAGTCTTGTTCAAGAGTTCTATATGGAGAGTGGCGCACCTGCAACAGTGTGGGAAGGTCAAAAAGAAAACTATGATTTGATTGCCGATGTGAATGCGTTTAATGATACGACGATGAATGAGTTGGGTAATCTTACAAATATTTTCGAGTCATCACGTGGTTTGAAACTGCCTGCAGACTTACCGGTATATCTCTTTGTACAAGAACATAACACGGGTGTCGAACGATGGACAGAAATGCATCAAGCACAAATGGCTGAAGGTAAGAATGGTAAAATGCTTCTCATTGATGCGGATCATTATCTCCACCATACGGAATCAAAATTAATTGCCAGTGAAACAATTAAATACCTTGAAAGTTTGAAACAATAA
- a CDS encoding LysR family transcriptional regulator codes for MQNTREMKRLYTFKAVYELNSFSRAAEIMFITQAAVSIQIQQLEEEVEAIFFQRNGRNSIIPTEAGRLFYKQVIKMIDEWQNTMTLLNEVSNIRNRCTIGCSHSFSNTYLPSLVVQLIKQFPAVDFKFSVDNSQVVYDGVMKRTIDFGVIERALPIEESLERIQLVADSLVLAGNPDGKQWIMREQDSGIHYYNKMFLDEEGITPRLLSQ; via the coding sequence ATGCAAAACACACGAGAAATGAAACGCCTCTACACATTTAAGGCAGTATACGAACTAAACAGTTTTTCCCGCGCAGCAGAGATTATGTTTATAACCCAAGCGGCTGTGTCCATTCAAATTCAGCAACTCGAGGAAGAAGTTGAAGCAATATTCTTTCAGAGAAATGGTCGAAACTCAATTATTCCAACCGAAGCGGGACGATTATTTTATAAACAGGTAATTAAGATGATTGATGAGTGGCAGAATACGATGACTCTTTTAAATGAGGTCTCTAACATTCGAAACCGCTGTACAATTGGATGCTCGCATTCATTTTCAAATACATATCTTCCAAGTCTTGTAGTTCAGTTGATAAAGCAATTTCCGGCAGTTGATTTCAAATTTTCAGTGGACAACTCGCAGGTCGTATATGATGGCGTAATGAAACGGACGATTGACTTTGGTGTCATCGAACGCGCCCTTCCAATTGAAGAGTCACTTGAACGCATTCAACTTGTTGCTGATAGTTTAGTGCTGGCTGGTAATCCTGATGGAAAGCAATGGATCATGCGAGAACAAGATTCGGGAATTCATTATTACAATAAAATGTTTCTTGATGAGGAAGGGATAACCCCGAGGCTGTTGTCACAATAA
- a CDS encoding ABC transporter ATP-binding protein, with the protein MFKFKRKARKVETPGVSDKPQDTKRAMKLFINLLMQNKVRVLIVIAMAITGSILYTLIPWYMGEAIDHVIALIDQFGIGNFTIDDVISVIMNPIIALLIVSSLSFVVSFIQERMMAYVSEDSGSHLRKMITDKMVRLPLRFYDDVKVGEILSRNAVDIERIAEILVVGFNQFLSSFFNIVIGLGLMMWMSAQLTLIVLVLIAVSTYVTMVISRKSQDSFMENFATLGVFNSIVEEMFTGNMLIKVFNQQEDSIDRVIAANEAHDKAHLKAMFMNYAIYPAVRFLNQIAFIVSAVFGGLLAIRGSMSVGVVQAYLQYVSQVSEPITEASFIINSFQASLSSIERVYEIIDMDEEVPDVSNPQFPEVVEGRVEFNDVSFGYIYDQPIMNSVNFTAKPKQMVAVVGPTGAGKTTLINLLMRFYEVNKGEILFDNINIKDMTKKDVRSLFGMVLQDTWLFEGTVADNIAYGKKDASREEVIAAAKLAQCHEFIEMLPQGYDTLISSDASIVSQGQQQLLTIARTALTNPPLLILDEATSNIDTITEIKIQKALDEIMEGRTSFVIAHRLSTIRNADLILVMDKGNVVESGNHDQLIEKEGMYADLYNSQFVNA; encoded by the coding sequence ATGTTCAAATTCAAAAGAAAAGCACGTAAGGTAGAGACACCGGGTGTATCCGATAAACCACAAGATACAAAACGCGCCATGAAGTTGTTTATAAACTTATTGATGCAGAATAAAGTTCGTGTGTTGATTGTTATTGCAATGGCGATTACAGGGAGTATTCTCTATACATTAATTCCTTGGTATATGGGAGAGGCAATTGACCATGTTATCGCATTGATAGATCAATTCGGAATTGGTAACTTTACGATTGATGATGTTATTTCCGTAATAATGAACCCAATCATCGCTTTACTAATTGTTTCGTCATTATCATTTGTTGTTTCCTTCATACAAGAACGAATGATGGCATACGTCAGTGAGGATTCAGGATCTCATTTGCGTAAAATGATTACCGATAAAATGGTGCGATTGCCACTGCGTTTCTACGACGATGTTAAAGTTGGGGAAATATTAAGTCGCAATGCAGTTGATATTGAACGTATTGCGGAAATATTGGTTGTTGGTTTCAATCAATTCTTATCGTCATTCTTTAATATTGTTATTGGCTTGGGACTCATGATGTGGATGAGTGCGCAATTAACGCTCATTGTCTTAGTACTCATTGCTGTAAGTACCTACGTGACGATGGTAATATCGCGCAAGAGTCAAGATTCATTTATGGAAAACTTCGCAACACTGGGTGTCTTCAATAGTATTGTCGAAGAGATGTTTACAGGTAACATGCTCATAAAAGTCTTTAATCAGCAAGAGGATTCAATTGATCGTGTTATTGCTGCAAATGAGGCACATGATAAAGCACACTTAAAAGCAATGTTCATGAACTATGCCATTTATCCCGCTGTTCGGTTCTTGAACCAAATTGCCTTTATCGTAAGTGCGGTATTTGGGGGGCTACTTGCTATTCGCGGATCAATGTCGGTCGGTGTAGTTCAGGCGTATTTACAATATGTCTCACAAGTTTCTGAGCCGATAACAGAAGCATCTTTCATTATCAACTCTTTTCAAGCATCTTTGTCATCCATCGAACGTGTTTACGAAATAATTGATATGGATGAAGAAGTTCCAGATGTAAGCAATCCACAATTTCCTGAAGTTGTTGAAGGCCGTGTTGAATTCAATGATGTCTCATTTGGGTACATCTATGATCAACCAATTATGAACTCCGTGAATTTTACAGCCAAACCAAAACAAATGGTCGCGGTTGTTGGTCCAACAGGAGCAGGTAAAACAACACTCATTAATCTTCTCATGCGTTTTTATGAGGTGAATAAGGGTGAAATTCTATTTGATAACATCAATATCAAGGATATGACCAAAAAAGATGTTCGCAGTTTATTTGGTATGGTCCTGCAGGATACATGGCTCTTTGAAGGAACGGTAGCGGATAATATTGCATATGGGAAAAAAGATGCAAGTCGCGAGGAAGTTATTGCTGCGGCGAAACTTGCACAATGCCATGAGTTTATCGAGATGCTACCACAAGGCTACGATACCCTTATATCGTCCGACGCGAGCATTGTGTCACAAGGACAACAACAATTGCTTACCATTGCACGAACTGCGCTTACCAACCCACCACTCCTGATTCTTGATGAGGCGACATCTAATATTGATACGATTACTGAAATTAAGATTCAAAAGGCGTTGGATGAAATAATGGAAGGCCGCACGAGTTTCGTTATTGCACACAGATTGTCAACCATTCGAAATGCTGACTTAATCCTTGTTATGGATAAAGGGAATGTTGTTGAATCCGGTAATCACGATCAACTAATTGAAAAAGAAGGTATGTATGCGGACCTCTACAACAGTCAATTTGTAAATGCATAA
- a CDS encoding MurR/RpiR family transcriptional regulator, protein MMKRIASLPNVTTSEQELIDFILENPQRFLTLKPKEIADKAFVSLSTVYRLVDKLELNGVSDLQDVITAHLLDIKHEAIIEDFDYPLLANQSIDAMNQNMRTLYQRTIQNTSDMIDSIALEAITDALIHAQEISIYAASANVYLAENFKFQMLEIGVNVHVFTEDYMQRLRAANSNDQEVAIVVSFGGRSTTMQAVMDILKANNVTTVLLTSKHTNRLSTLADHVLTLSSFEDHSDKISSYVTRLSILYLFDMLYSAYFIRKYNQNIKFKRSSYKKMNPKEKE, encoded by the coding sequence ATGATGAAGCGCATCGCGTCACTTCCCAATGTAACGACAAGTGAGCAAGAACTCATTGATTTTATCTTGGAGAACCCACAACGGTTCTTAACCTTAAAGCCTAAGGAAATTGCTGACAAGGCTTTTGTATCACTATCGACAGTATATCGTTTGGTTGATAAACTTGAACTAAACGGTGTGAGTGATTTACAAGATGTTATTACTGCACATCTTTTGGATATTAAACATGAGGCTATCATCGAAGATTTTGATTATCCACTTTTGGCCAATCAGTCGATCGATGCGATGAATCAAAACATGCGTACGCTTTATCAACGCACAATCCAAAATACCAGTGATATGATAGATTCAATAGCACTTGAAGCAATTACAGATGCACTGATACATGCTCAAGAAATAAGCATTTATGCAGCGTCTGCTAATGTATATCTTGCGGAAAATTTCAAATTCCAGATGTTAGAAATTGGTGTTAATGTTCATGTCTTCACCGAAGACTACATGCAACGTTTGCGAGCTGCAAACAGTAACGACCAAGAGGTCGCAATCGTTGTGTCGTTTGGTGGAAGAAGTACAACGATGCAGGCGGTCATGGATATATTAAAAGCAAATAACGTGACGACGGTCCTATTAACATCAAAACATACAAATCGTCTTTCGACACTTGCTGATCATGTCCTTACGCTCTCTTCATTTGAAGATCATAGTGATAAGATATCTTCCTATGTGACCCGACTGTCGATACTTTATCTTTTTGACATGTTATATTCAGCGTATTTCATTCGCAAATATAACCAGAATATCAAGTTCAAGCGATCATCTTACAAAAAAATGAATCCTAAAGAAAAAGAATGA
- a CDS encoding PTS glucose transporter subunit IIA, whose amino-acid sequence MGLFSRNKKSIDHQINAFTSGTVIPLKDVPDQVFAQGYMGEGVAIEPTDNNIYAPCDGVLTVVFPTGHAYGISREDGVELLVHLGIDTVELNGQGFTVLVKKGDKVKRGDKLAIVDWDFIKSQGKSTISPLIVTSGQAITITDIPQITPTIDDFIKII is encoded by the coding sequence ATGGGATTATTCAGTCGCAATAAGAAGTCAATCGATCATCAAATCAATGCATTTACAAGTGGAACCGTTATACCACTCAAAGATGTACCGGATCAAGTTTTTGCCCAAGGTTATATGGGTGAAGGCGTTGCCATTGAGCCAACAGATAATAATATTTATGCGCCGTGTGATGGGGTATTAACCGTCGTATTTCCCACTGGGCATGCCTACGGTATCAGTCGCGAGGATGGCGTAGAACTTTTGGTACATTTGGGGATTGATACTGTGGAATTAAATGGACAAGGATTTACGGTTCTCGTTAAAAAAGGAGATAAAGTTAAGCGTGGTGATAAACTCGCTATTGTTGATTGGGACTTTATCAAGTCTCAAGGAAAATCAACAATCAGTCCACTCATTGTGACATCGGGTCAGGCAATCACAATTACAGACATTCCTCAGATTACCCCAACTATTGACGACTTTATCAAGATCATCTAA
- a CDS encoding SDR family oxidoreductase — MEKGLVVITGASSGFGKEMARVFHDAGHPLLLIARRTELIEALNLDNVMIRKVDVTDADAFQSSVNEAVAQFGPVDLLINNAGVMLLGNIWNQDPQEWQTMINVNVSGVLNGTRSVIESMIERESGTIINISSIAGFKTFTNHAVYSATKYGVHALSETLRQEISGSNVRVLVLSPGAAETELLSHTSNQKIKDDYVVWKDTMGGYSMDPRHVANAALMMFSLPQEVSIRELVIAPTKQDN; from the coding sequence ATGGAAAAAGGATTAGTAGTTATAACAGGTGCAAGCAGTGGTTTTGGAAAAGAAATGGCCCGCGTCTTTCATGATGCAGGACATCCATTATTATTAATTGCGCGTCGTACTGAATTAATTGAAGCGTTGAACCTTGATAATGTCATGATTCGAAAAGTTGACGTCACGGATGCTGATGCATTTCAAAGTTCAGTGAATGAAGCCGTGGCACAGTTTGGTCCTGTTGATTTATTGATTAACAATGCTGGGGTCATGTTGCTTGGTAATATTTGGAACCAAGATCCACAAGAATGGCAAACAATGATCAATGTCAACGTGAGTGGTGTTCTAAATGGTACACGAAGCGTAATTGAAAGTATGATTGAACGCGAGAGTGGTACGATTATTAATATTTCATCAATTGCTGGATTCAAGACATTTACAAATCATGCCGTTTATTCTGCCACAAAATACGGTGTTCATGCATTAAGTGAAACATTAAGGCAAGAAATTTCTGGAAGCAATGTGCGTGTTCTTGTGCTTTCACCAGGAGCTGCCGAAACCGAGTTACTATCGCACACTAGTAATCAAAAGATTAAGGATGACTATGTGGTGTGGAAAGATACGATGGGAGGATATTCCATGGACCCGCGTCATGTTGCCAATGCTGCATTGATGATGTTCTCTTTACCGCAAGAAGTATCCATCCGTGAGTTGGTTATTGCGCCAACAAAACAAGATAATTAA